From the genome of Nocardia mangyaensis:
GGCCGTGGTGGGCGTCGCGCCGACGGCGTGGCGCTGGCGGTTCACGCCGGTGGTGCGGTGGGTGCTCGCCGGTGCGGCGGCCGGGGTCGCGCTCGGGTGGGTGGCGGTACTCGTCGACCAACTCGTCGGCTGAGACCTCAGCGCTCGGCTGGTCTCACCGCACGCGGTCGGCGCCGCGCAGCCAGCCGAATACCCCGCGTTTGCGCCGGGTTGCCGTGCCCGGCCGGGCCACCAGGGTGGACTTCGTCTCGGGCGCGCGGCCTTTCGGGTACAGCGTGAATCCGCACACCGCCAGATCGGCCGGACCGACGCGGCCGGGCCCACCAGGTGACCGGTAGCCGAAGCCGAGCCATTCGTCGTTGGCCGCGTCGGCGAAGTCGGGCGGATCGAACGGCAGTGACTGCGGTCCGGGACGATCGTCGCTGCGCCACGGCACCGGATGCTCACCCGCCCAGAACGGCCGCTCCCATACCATCGGCAGCCCCTCGTTCTCCAGGATGTCGACCCGGGTGGAACTGAACGAACGCCGGAACTCGCCCCGCTCCCAGTGCGCGAACGCGCCCCAGTGCAGTTTCGCGTCGAACGACATCAGATAGGTGTGCTCGGAGGCGAGCGGGCGCACCAGCAGGTCGGGCAGTTTCGTCGGCCGCACCAGCGCCGCCTCGGCGGTGCACACCACGGTCAACCCCGGATAGCACCCGATGTACACCTCGTCGCGATCCGGGCCCGCGCACCCGTGCAGCGTCCCGATCATGATCGGCCGCACATCGTGCTCGGCGTACAGCTGCCCCGCCAACGCCGCCGCCGCAACAGGATCGGGGTCAGGGTGGGTCCGCAAGACCGCCGAGGGGTCCGCGGTATCGACATACCAAATAGTGGAAGCCGAAATCACGAGCCACCTCCCACCTCGACCGAATCACCAGGTCTCGTAAGAACATGGGTAACTCACCGGGTACGGGCCACGTCTCCCCGCACCCGACCACCGGCCGCCAACATCGCCCGACCCCGCACCTGAGCCTGGCCGAAATTCGCGGAGAGGCGGAACAGCTAGTGCCCGGAGCTTCGGACTCCGAGTAGTACGTCTTCCCACGACGGCATCGGTGCCTTGCCGCGCTTGGGCCGGTTCTGCTTCGGCGCGGGCTTGTCCGGCGTCGGTTCCTCGGTGACCGGCTTCTCCTGCTGTGCCACCGGCGGACTCGGCGCCGCGGGGGCGGCCGGGACCGCGGGCGCGGCCGGAATCGGTGCCGTCGGCGCCGGTACGGCCGGAATCGGTGCCGTGCCACCGCCGGCGGCGACCTGACGCTGCTCGTAGTACTCGTCCAGGGCGGGCTGGGCCGGGCGGGCGGGCGGCCGCGCGGTGGGCGCGACCTGCTCGCGCGGTCGCGGCTCGACCGGGACCGGCGCTTCGATGACCGGCGCCGGGGTCTCCACCGGTGCGGGCAGGATGGTGGCCAGGCCGCGCAGCGCGCGACCGAAGTCGGGATCGATCAGATCGTTGGCGGGATCGTCGAGCGGGGAGACCGAGCCGCCGTGCGCGTCGGGCTGGTAGCGCCAGTGCGCGGCGATCTCGGAGTGTCCGTTACGCCACTGTAATTGGGCGACCCAGAACCCCTTTTCGTCTTTCCAGGCGTCCCATTCGGCCTGTTCGATGGCGTGCCCGCGCTCGGTGAAGGCCGCGGTGACGATCTCGCTCAGCGTTTCCACCGCGGGACCGTCGGGCAGCACCGGGTGCGCTTTCTGCGCCAGTTCGGCCGCCCGCGCGCGTTCGAGCAGCACCGGGTAGGCGAAACGCTCTACTTTGCTTTCCGGCATCCCGGACTCCGCCGTGACCTGCTCGACGGACGCCCCGGCTCGAATACGGGCCTGGATATCGCGAGGACGCATGGACGCCTCCGTTTCGATCTCGATCTGGCCGAATCGTGCGAGGTCGCCGCGCGCCGCCGCGCGGAGCTTGTCGTCGGCGGGCAACCGGAACTTGGTACCGGACTCGGTGTCGCTGCACACGATGTGCGTGGAGTCGGGCGTCACCCCGATCACTCGAAGTTCACGCACCGCTACCTCCCTATCGCGTCGGCTCCGCCTATGAGGACACCGCCCACTTTCCTAGACACTAGTGCACATTACTTGGCCGCGGCAGCAGACACGCACACCGAAATCGCACACCGGGACCGCCTGTCCCGCTAATCTGATCGGCTCACCGCACGAATTCCGGTCGTATACAGGCATTTTGGTGATGGATCAACATCGAATTCGCCGCTGAGATCCGTCGCCGTCGGCGAATATTGCGAACATGCGCAAAGAGCCGGTGCCCGGTGAACCTTTCGGGGTTCACCGGGCACCGGCCCGTATTGCGGTCTTATCTCAGAGCTGTCCGACGACCCAGTCGATCGAACGGGTCAGCTGTGAAACATCTTCCGGATCGATCGCCGGGAACATGCCGACGCGCAGCTGGTTACGGCCGAGCTTGCGGTACGGCTCGGTGTCGACGATGCCGTTGGCGCGCAGGATCTTGGCGACCTGGGCGGCGTCGACCGCGTCGTCGAAGTCGACGGTGCCCACGACCTGCGAGCGGTGCGCCGGATCGGTGACGTACGGGGTGGCGAAGGAGCTCGACTCGGCCCAGGTGTAGAGGCGCGAGGACGAATCCAGGGTGCGCTTGACGGTCCAGTCCAGGCCGCCGTTGGCGTTCATCCACTCGATCTGGTCGGCGAACAGCAGCAGGGTGGCCAGCGCCGGGGTGTTGTAGGTCTGGTCCTTGGTGGAGTTGTCGATCGCGATCGGCAGCGACAGGAAGTCCGGGGTCCAGCGACCCGACTCCTTGATCTCGGCGACCCGCGCCAGCGCGGCCGGGCTCATGATCGCGACCCACAGGCCACCGTCGGCGGCGAAGCACTTCTGCGGGGCGAAGTAGTAGACGTCGGAATCGGCGATGTTCACCGGCAGGCCGCCCGCGCCGGAGGTGGCGTCGATGGCGATCAGCGCGTTCTCCGAGCCGACCGGGCGCGACACCGGGATGGACACGCCGGTGGAGGTCTCGTTCTGCGCCCAGCCGATGAGGTCGACCGAGGGGTCCGAGACGGGCTCGGGCGCGCTGCCCGGCTCCGCGGAGACGACGATCGGATCGCCGATGAACGGGTTGGCCTTGGCGACCGAGGCGAACTTGGAGGAGAACTCACCGTTGGTCAGGTGCAGCGAGCGCTCGCGGATCAGGCCGAACGCGGCGGCGTCCCAGAACGCGGTGGTGCCGCCGTTGCCGAGCACCACTTCGTAGCCCTCGGGCAGCGAGAACAGCTCGCGCAGGCCGTTGCGCACCCGGGCCACCACATCCTTGACCGGCTTCTGGCGATGCGAGGTGCCGAACACGGAGGCGCCGACAGTCACCAGGGACTGCAGCTGCTCCGGGCGGACCTTGGACGGGCCGCAGCCGAACCGTCCGTCAGCGGGCTTGAGGTCGGCGGGAATGGTCGGGAACGCACTGGTCATGGGGAGGAGTTTATTGGAGAGTCGGCGCGCCGTGGTCCGCGCCCCCTCCCCGTGCTCAGGGGCGCGCGGACGGCTGCGTCGTCCGGGTGCGGGGAATTTGCCCTTGCGTCGACCGGCGACGGATTACCCTCCATGCATGAGCCTCGCCGTGGCCGACTCGGGTCGGACCCTGCTCGACCGATGTGCCTGGGCGTTCGGAAGGCGACCCGGCCTGCTGCCCGAGAGCGGGCGCCGGGAACTGCTGATCAGGGGGCTTTCCGCCACCGCCACCGTGCTCTCGGTACGCACTCGGCGTGGCGAGGGTGGCTACCGATTCTCCGTGCGGGTGAAGCTGCCCGGCGAACTGGCCTATGACGCGCGGGTCCGGCAGCGGGTCCGTAGCCAGGATCTGGAATGGATGCGCCCCGGCGACCTCGTCGGCTGCCGCGTCGATCCCGGCGACCGCGAACGGGTCGCCCTGTTCCTCCCTGAGATCCCGGAAACCGGCCGCAGCGCCGCCGCCAAGATCCTGGCCAACGGCCGCCGCGCCGAGGCGACGGTCCTCGCTGTGTCCCCGGTCGCGGCCGACTACACCGGCCGCGAGGACCCGGTACTACGCCTGGACCTGGAACTCCGCGCCTGGGACGAACCGTCACCATGGCGCGTACGCCTGATCCA
Proteins encoded in this window:
- a CDS encoding DUF6928 family protein, whose protein sequence is MISASTIWYVDTADPSAVLRTHPDPDPVAAAALAGQLYAEHDVRPIMIGTLHGCAGPDRDEVYIGCYPGLTVVCTAEAALVRPTKLPDLLVRPLASEHTYLMSFDAKLHWGAFAHWERGEFRRSFSSTRVDILENEGLPMVWERPFWAGEHPVPWRSDDRPGPQSLPFDPPDFADAANDEWLGFGYRSPGGPGRVGPADLAVCGFTLYPKGRAPETKSTLVARPGTATRRKRGVFGWLRGADRVR
- the sepH gene encoding septation protein SepH, which codes for MRELRVIGVTPDSTHIVCSDTESGTKFRLPADDKLRAAARGDLARFGQIEIETEASMRPRDIQARIRAGASVEQVTAESGMPESKVERFAYPVLLERARAAELAQKAHPVLPDGPAVETLSEIVTAAFTERGHAIEQAEWDAWKDEKGFWVAQLQWRNGHSEIAAHWRYQPDAHGGSVSPLDDPANDLIDPDFGRALRGLATILPAPVETPAPVIEAPVPVEPRPREQVAPTARPPARPAQPALDEYYEQRQVAAGGGTAPIPAVPAPTAPIPAAPAVPAAPAAPSPPVAQQEKPVTEEPTPDKPAPKQNRPKRGKAPMPSWEDVLLGVRSSGH
- the serC gene encoding phosphoserine transaminase produces the protein MTSAFPTIPADLKPADGRFGCGPSKVRPEQLQSLVTVGASVFGTSHRQKPVKDVVARVRNGLRELFSLPEGYEVVLGNGGTTAFWDAAAFGLIRERSLHLTNGEFSSKFASVAKANPFIGDPIVVSAEPGSAPEPVSDPSVDLIGWAQNETSTGVSIPVSRPVGSENALIAIDATSGAGGLPVNIADSDVYYFAPQKCFAADGGLWVAIMSPAALARVAEIKESGRWTPDFLSLPIAIDNSTKDQTYNTPALATLLLFADQIEWMNANGGLDWTVKRTLDSSSRLYTWAESSSFATPYVTDPAHRSQVVGTVDFDDAVDAAQVAKILRANGIVDTEPYRKLGRNQLRVGMFPAIDPEDVSQLTRSIDWVVGQL